A genomic window from Corallococcus exiguus includes:
- a CDS encoding acyl-CoA synthetase, whose amino-acid sequence MFIGDWMGRGALYWPDAVAVVDVARKDAGRFTYRQMNARANALAGWLRDVAGVQRGDRVAIVAHNGVEYLDTLFACGKLGAVFVPYNWRLHAAELTEGVRAIRPRVLLFGDDFKDAVAQVREHVGDGLRLVSLEAQGLPGADPYEKAMAYVPAAPEAPVTNDAVSEEDILCLLFTGGTTGRSKGAKISYRMVAWNTLNTLVHEIRQGDVTVTHTPLFHTGGLLVYTLPLLTAGGTVVLMRRWDPDEMLGLVAKEKVTLFFAVPTQYQQLMDSPRWKGTDFSSVRFVTSGGAPLPVPLLQAWQAVHPVPFKQGFGMTEFGPGIFSMGPEFAVSKAGSIGRPNYFIDAKLVDDAGHAVPVGGVGELVLKGPSMCSGYFEDDAATKEAISADGWFHTGDLARVDADGFFTIAGRKKDMFISGGENVYPLELESVLYEHPAVQQCAVVGVPDAKWGEAGRAYVVLKPGAEASADALLDHLKGRVARFKVPKRVELVKSLPVSPAGKILKRELREAAIAADARAAS is encoded by the coding sequence ATGTTCATCGGGGACTGGATGGGGCGGGGTGCCCTCTACTGGCCGGACGCGGTGGCCGTGGTGGACGTGGCCCGGAAGGACGCGGGCCGCTTCACCTACCGGCAGATGAACGCGCGCGCCAACGCGCTCGCGGGCTGGCTGCGGGACGTGGCGGGCGTGCAGCGCGGCGACCGCGTGGCCATCGTCGCGCACAACGGCGTGGAGTACCTGGACACGCTGTTCGCGTGCGGGAAGCTGGGCGCCGTCTTCGTGCCCTACAACTGGCGGCTGCACGCGGCGGAGCTGACGGAGGGCGTGCGCGCCATCCGCCCGCGCGTGCTGCTGTTCGGAGACGACTTCAAGGACGCGGTGGCCCAGGTGCGCGAGCACGTGGGGGACGGCCTGCGCCTGGTGTCGCTGGAAGCGCAGGGCCTGCCGGGCGCGGATCCGTACGAGAAGGCCATGGCGTACGTGCCCGCCGCTCCGGAGGCTCCGGTGACGAACGACGCGGTGAGCGAGGAGGACATCCTCTGCCTGCTCTTCACCGGCGGCACCACCGGCCGGTCCAAGGGCGCGAAGATTTCGTACCGCATGGTGGCGTGGAACACGCTCAACACGCTGGTGCATGAAATCCGTCAGGGCGACGTGACGGTGACGCACACGCCGCTGTTCCACACGGGCGGGCTGCTCGTCTACACGCTGCCGCTGCTCACCGCGGGCGGCACCGTGGTGCTGATGCGCCGGTGGGACCCGGACGAGATGCTGGGCCTGGTGGCGAAGGAGAAGGTGACGCTCTTCTTCGCGGTGCCCACGCAGTACCAGCAGCTGATGGATTCGCCGCGCTGGAAGGGGACGGACTTCTCCTCCGTGCGCTTCGTCACCAGCGGTGGGGCGCCCCTGCCGGTGCCGCTGCTCCAGGCGTGGCAGGCGGTGCACCCGGTGCCCTTCAAGCAGGGCTTCGGCATGACGGAGTTCGGCCCGGGCATCTTCAGCATGGGGCCGGAGTTCGCGGTGTCCAAGGCGGGCTCCATTGGCCGGCCCAACTACTTCATCGACGCGAAGCTGGTGGACGACGCCGGCCACGCGGTGCCCGTGGGCGGGGTGGGGGAGCTGGTGCTGAAGGGGCCCTCCATGTGCTCCGGCTACTTCGAGGACGACGCCGCCACGAAGGAGGCCATCAGCGCGGACGGCTGGTTCCACACCGGGGACCTGGCGCGCGTGGACGCGGATGGCTTCTTCACCATCGCGGGCCGCAAGAAGGACATGTTCATCTCCGGCGGAGAGAACGTGTACCCGCTGGAGCTGGAGTCCGTCCTCTACGAGCACCCCGCCGTGCAGCAGTGCGCGGTGGTGGGCGTGCCGGACGCGAAGTGGGGCGAGGCGGGTCGGGCCTACGTGGTGCTCAAGCCGGGCGCCGAGGCCTCGGCGGACGCGCTGCTCGATCACCTCAAGGGCCGGGTGGCACGCTTCAAGGTCCCCAAGCGGGTGGAGCTGGTGAAGTCCCTGCCGGTGTCCCCGGCCGGAAAGATTCTCAAGCGCGAGCTGCGCGAGGCGGCCATCGCCGCTGACGCGCGGGCCGCTTCGTGA